The following DNA comes from Picosynechococcus sp. PCC 7003.
GCACAACTTTTGGCGCGGCAGGTCTTGAAGACTTCACTGGCGGCAGTGGTTCTCTAACACAACTCGCCGCATCTAGCCCGATCTACACTATCAGTGGTGGTTCCGGTCTTGGTTTTAACATGCCTCTCGGCCCCGTTGACATCTCCTTAGGTTATTTAGCTGAGGACGCAAGTTCTTCTGCCGAAGGTGCGGGTTTATTCAACGGTGACTATGGTGCTTTAGCACAGATTGCTTTTAATCTTGGCGAGCGTGCAGAGCTTGGTGTAACTTATGTAAATAGTTACCAGCAAGATGGCCCTATCTACAACTTCGGCGGCACTGCAGCTGTGAATGGTACAGCTTGGGCAAACTCTCTTCCAGCTATCGGAGCGACAGAAGCTAATACCTACGGTGTTCAAGGTAAGTTCTCTCTCACTGATAAAATTGATATTGCTGCCTACGGTATGTACACCGATGCAGACGTTTCTGACTTTGGCAGCGTAGACATTTACAGCTATGGCTTAGGTCTTTCCTTCTCTGACCTCGGCAAAGAAGGTAATGTTTTGGGCATCTTTGCCGGTGTCCCCCCTTATGTTGAATCTGGTAATGCCGAAGGCGTAGCTCTCGGCGACCGAATCAGTGCAAACAAAACTCCCTTACAGATCGAGGGTTTCTATAAGTATCAATTGACCGATGGTATCTCCATCACCCCTGGTGTGATTTGGTTGAATAACTCGGCAGAAGGTGCATTTGATGAAGAAAGTACTTTCATTGGTACTCTCCGCACTACTTTCACTTTCTAAGTTGATTAGCTCTATTTAGACTGGTTAACGCTCACACTTTTTGATTTTAAGAAAGACCTCACCTCCGGGTGGGGTTTTCTTTTGGACACCCTCCAGCCTGACGGCCACCTCCCTCAAGGGAGGATTGTTAGGAGTTGCCAGCATACCAGCCAACTGTTCCCCTCTTGAGAGGGGCTAGGGGAGTGTTAACCAGCAACCTAATGAGAGTACCTCTCTCACTCCCTCAAGGGACACCCCTCTAACTCCCCTCTAGGGGAGAAGAACACCCTCCGGCCTCACGGCCACCTCCCTCAAGGGAGGATAATTAGGGGAAGATGGTGAAGTTAGATATTTGGAAGTGAGTTTGTATGAGAATTAGTGTTTTTGGGATGGGACTAATGGGAGCACCGATCGCCTCGAAATTGGCCCAGGAAAATTTTTCGGTGATCGCCTACAATCGCACAGCGGCAAAACTGCATCCCTTAAAAGAACAAGGTTTAACAACAACGACAGATCCCAAAATGGCGATCGCCAACAGTGATTATTTAATTTTGACCCTCAGTGATGCGGCGGCAATCCAAGCGGTCTTATTTGAAAATCCAGACATTTCCTTTGCGGAAAAAATCATTATTCAGATGGGAACCATTGCCCCAGAAGAAAGCAAGGCGATCGCCGAAGAAGTTCAGCGGCGTCAAGGCCAGTATTTAGAAGCGCCGGTGCTGGGCAGTATCCCCGAAGCGAAAAAAGGGACATTGCTCGTAATGGTGGGGGGCGAAGAAACATTGTTCCAAGTCTGTTTGCCGATTTTTAAAACCCTGGGGCAAGACCCGAAATATATCGGCGCAGTCGGTCAGGCAGCTGCCCTGAAATTGGCTTTAAATCAGTTGATTGCAGGTTTAACAGCTAGTTTTTCCTTGAGTCTAGGCTTGATTCAGCGAGAAAAAGTCGATCTTGATAAATTTATGGGAATTTTGCGTGATAGTGCCCTCTATGCCCCGACCTTTGATAAAAAACTACCCCGCATGGGCGATCGCACCTTTGAAAATCCCAACTTCCCAACGAAGCATTTGCTCAAAGACACCAGGCTCTTTTTGACCGCCGCAAAAACCGTCGGCCTCGATACGACTGGCCTAGAAGGCATTCGAGAAATTATCGAGCAGGCGATCGCCTTTAATCTCGCCGAAGCAGACTATTCTGCCATTTATCAAGTGATCAACCCTGATCCCACACCTTAGCGACCATTTGATTCCGGCCCCGGGCCTTGGCTTCATACAGCGCACCATCCGCTAGGGCGACGAATTTTTCTGGACTCGCTACACAGCCCGGTTCCATGGATGCGATCCCCAAACTAACCGTAACAATGGGGGCCACTGGGGAAGCGCAATGGGGCATCGCCAAACTTTGAATCTGAGCAATAATTCGTTCTCCCACTAACTGAGCCCCCTCCCCGGGAGTATCCGGCAAAATGACGATCATTTCTTCGCCACCATAACGGGCAACCAAATCCGTGGGCCGTTGGATCTGGGAGGCGATCGCCTGGGCCACCTCAAACAAACAATGATCACCTGCCTGGTGACCATAGGTATCATTGTAATTTTTAAAAAAATCTACATCAATAAAAATCAACGATAAAGGAATTTGATTCCGGAGCATCAACCGCCATTGCCGCTCTAAGACCAAATCAAAAACCCGACGATTCGCCAGTTGGGTTAAAGGATCCAAAGCCGCTAACCGTTGCAATTGCACATTAGTCGCTTCCAAACGCTGGTAGAGCTTTGCCTGGTAAATGAGATGGCGCACCCGTTGGCGCAAAATCGTCCAGTGGATCGGTTTGGTGATGAAGTCCGTTGCTCCGGCGGCAAAGGCTTGCGTAACCGATTCATCATCCTCCCGGGCCGTAATCATTAGAATGGGTGTCCGGGCAATTTTCGTCAGTAACTCTTCTGCCTGGAGATAGGCCGTCAACTCTCGATAGGGAGGAACAGAGTACTGTGGTTGTGTTTCCGTGGTTTTTAATAGTGCAATTCCCGCCTTCGCTTGTAACTCTCGAAACGCCTTACAAAACGCCAAGCCATCCATGACAGGCATCATAAAATCCAACAGGATAATATCTGGCATGGTTTTTTGGAACACCTCTAGTCCCTCTTGGCCATTGACTGCTTCAGCGACGACATAACCTTCTTTTTCCATCCAAAAACGAATCAGACGACGCGAAATTGGATCATCATCAATAACAAGAATTAGCGGTTGATCATCCTGCATTGAGGCAGAATCAGCGGTCATAGATTCTAGGCGCAAAAAGAACTATATAGTTATTCTAACGGGTTACTGCCCTAGCAATCGGCCCTCTAATGTTAATTTGACGACCTTTCAGAGATTCTCAGTATGATCACTTAGTCTACTATTCCTGCTCGATTTGGGTGACGCGGCGCACATTCAAGGTGTCACTCATATTTTTAATTTGATTAATGCTGTGGCCCAGTTGTTGGGCGTTACGAATTTCAATCCGCAAAGAAATAATCGCCGGTTGGCCGTGGCTGGTTTTTACATTGGTACTCCGCACGTTGATGTGCTGGTCGCTTAGGCGTGACAAAATATCCCGCAGCACCCCTACCCGGTCAATGACTTCAATGCGGAGATCCACGGGGTAAACAGGGGCGTGTTTTTGGTCGATGCTGGGATTCCAACTCACGGGAATTAGGCGATCGCCATCAAAATTTTGCACATTAGCGCAGTTGCGGTGGTGAATAGAAATTCCTTTGTGGCTGCGGGTGACAATGCCAATAATCGGTTCTCCGGGCAAGGGCGCACAACAATTGGCGATGGTATAAACCAACCCTTCAATGCCAGCAATGGGATATTTATGGCCATCTTGGAGGGGCTTAGGGGGTTTTGTCGCTGTGTTTAGAGAAGCTTCTAGCTCCAGTTGGGGCAGATGTTCTTCTTCCTGGTCGCGCACTTGATCCCGCCAGCGGTTGACCACCTGGTTGAGGGTCACTTCGCCATAGCCCAGGGCGGCCAATAGATCCTCTGTATTTTGGTAATTGCACTTGTGAGCAACGGTTTGCATCGCCTCGGATTTGAGGATCGAATCGAGGCCCGTTTTCCCTAGTTCTTTTTCGAGTAAACTGCGGCCCCGGGTGAGATTTTCATCCCGCCGCGATCGCTTAAACCATTGGCGAATCCTATTTTTAGCGCTAGGAGTGACCACATAATTGAGCCAATCAAGGCTAGGGTGGGCATTTTTCTGGGTGATAATTTCGACAATATCGCCATTGCGGAGCTTCTTTTCTAACACTGACCAACGGCCATTGATCCGCGCCCCTTTCATGTGATTTCCCACCTCGGTGTGAATGCGGTAGGCGAAGTCGATGGAAGTTGCGCCTTTGGCCAGGGCCACCACATCGCCGTTGGGGGTAAAGACATACACATCATCTTCAAAGAGATTGTCCTTGAGGTTGTCGATGTATTCTTCGGCATCCTTGAGATCGCTTTGCCATTCGATCAGTTGCCGCAACCAGGTGAATTTTTCGTCTTCGGAGGTGAAACTGGCGGCGGAATGACCAGCTTCTTTATATTTCCAGTGGGCGGCAATCCCGTATTCGGCGATGTGGTGCATTTCCATGGTGCGAATTTGCACTTCGAGGGGGCGACCATTTAAGCCGACAACGGTGGTGTGGAGGGATTGGTAGCGGTTGGGCTTGGGGAGGCCAATGTAGTCTTTAAAGCGTCCAGGAATCGGTTTAAAAGCATCGTGAATCACCGCCAGGGCGCGGTAACATTCGTCATTGGTTTCGACGATAATCCTAATTCCTGCAATGTCGAAGATTTCGTCAAATTCTTTGTGTTGCCGTTGCATCTTGTGATAGATGCTATAGAGGTGTTTCGGGCGACCTTTGATTTCCCAGACATGGAGGCCCAGGTGACGTAGGCGATCGCGAATTAGTTCGATGGCTTCTTCGAGTTTGGCTTCCCGCTCGGTGCGTTTTTCGGAAATATGTTTTTGCATCGAACGGTAGGCTTCCCGCTCTAGATACTTGAAACAGAGATCTTCGAGTTCCCACTTAAAGCGCCAAATCCCTAAACGGTTGGCCAGGGGCGCAAAGATTTCGCGGGTTTCGAGGGCAATGCGCTCTTGTTTGTCGGGGCGCAGGTGTTCGAGGGTGCGCATATTGTGGAGGCGATCGGCGAGTTTCACCACGATCACCCGGATATCCTCGGCCATGGAGAGGAACATCCGCCGGAAATTTTCGGCCTGACGTTCTGTTTTGCTCGAAAAGGTAAACTTGGTGAGTTTGGTGACCCCTTCGACGAGCTTGCGGGTTTCGGTACCAAAGCGTTCTTCGATTTCTTCGGGACTGACTTCTGTGTCTTCGACCACATCATGGAGAAAGCCCGCCGCAATCATCGCGCCATTACCCCCTAGATCGAGCAATAGCCCTGCTACGGCAATGGGATGGGCAATATAAGGTTCGCCGGATTTGCGGGTTTGGCCTTCGTGGAGGGCATGGGCAAAGCGAAAGGCTTCACCGATGAGTTGGCGATCGCCTTCGGAGACCCCGACCAATTGCTCTGGCTGGTAGAGGTAATTTTTCAACCAAGCGGGCAACGGCACATCAAATTTTTCTGTTTCGGATGCGGCAGTTAATTGAACGGAAGGGGCAGTCATAGGAACACAGGGGGGAACAACAACAACAACGACAGCGGACTCGATAAAGAAGCTGTAATCAAAGGCGATGCTTGGGAAAACCTTAGCCCACACTCCGAGGTGGTCAAGGGAAAGCGAGGGGCCGACTCCTGAGAACAGAAGGATGAAGCGGAAAACTTCAACAATAAGCTTTAAACGGAGATTAAGTTTATTTTAAATACCTTAATTCTCACTGAAAAGTTTAGGTTTGCACAAAATATTTTCGGAAAGATTAATTTTGATACAGTTTTGATGGCTTTTTTGTTCTCTAAATTTGCACGATCTCCCCGATGAATTTTTCCGCCTATCAACAATTAAAAATCCATTTGCAAGCCCTCGCCACGGATTTAACCCACCTCCAACAGGAACCAGGGGCTTTAGTCCGTCAGGGACAGCAGTTTCTCAGCTTTTGGGAAATCCAGTTGGCCCCCCTCACCGGGGAACAGCTACCCGAAGAAATCTATAGCGCTTGGCGATCGCTCCACACGGAATTGTATCGGGGGTTGCGGCTCCTCAATACCGATTTAATCTTTCTCCAGGGCAGTCGCACCCCCAGCACCCAAAGCCAAAAACAACAACAGATCCAAGCCCGTCTGACCCAACTCGATCAATATTGCACGGAAATACTTAAGCTTGGCGATCGCCCGATACCGGAAGCGTAAAATGAAACTCACTGCCCTGGCCTGGGCTACTATCAACCCAAATGCGGCCTTGGTGGGCGTGAATAATTTGCCGACAGACAGCCAGACCTAAACCATAGCCCTCTTGGGTGGCGTCCCGCTTCAGGCGAAAATGTCCCTCAAAGATTTTTTCTTGTTCCTCTTCAGGGATACCATGGCCTGTGTCAATCACGCTCACCTGCACCTGTTGGAGGGTACGATGGAGGCCCACAAGACGCACTCGCCCGCCTTCGGGACTATATTTGATGGCGTTGTCCAACAAATTGACAATCACCTGCCGGATCAGTTCCCGGTCTCCATAAACCTCCGGCAGATCCCGGGGCATATCCAAAACCAACTGAATCGATTTGCGCTGAAACCGCTCCTGAATTTGCTCTGTAATTTGTTGGCACAGGGTACTCAGGGCCATCGGCTGGGGCTTAACATCTAACTTTGTCAGCAGTTGCCGTGACTCTTGGAGCAGTTCTGTGATCATCCGGTTCATGATCTGGAGCTGATTTTTCGCCTGCTGGTAGAGCTGACCCCGCAAGCCAATTGTTTTTTCCGTTTCCGGGCGTTTTGAAAGAATTTCTAGGGTTTCAATGGCGATGGAAGTTCCAGTGAGGGGACTCCGTAGATCATGGGCGAGCATCGCCAAAATCTGATCCTTAAATTCGATCTGCTTGAGGAGGGCTTCTTTTTCCCGTTGCAATTGAAAGATTTCGTCGGACAGGCGCATCACTTCCTTCGAATGCTCTGTCTGGGACGCAGCCAAGCGGCGATCGCATTGTTCTACCTCAACCAATTGGCGATCGCCAAACTGTTTTTTTAAGGCCGCCACCGTATCCAGCCACTGCCCCCACCAGCGCTCTAGGTCTGGCAAAATATTGCTCCCCGCAAACACCTGCAACGGCTCCGGGAAAACCTTCACGAGAGAAGGCGTCGCCACCAAACGATACAATTCCACCAGTTGGGGTTGATCTTTGATGCTGATAATTTCTAAAGAAAAGTCCGTTTCTTGCCGCAAACGCTCAAGACAATCTTGTACCCGCTTGATCTCACCCCGATGGGCCAAACGCTCATCCGTGAACAACAACAATCGCAGTTGTATATCAGTCGTAACAGGTGCAAGTTGAGATTGATCTTCAGCAGACACAGGCAGTTCAAACAAGACAAATTCGCCCCCAGAAAGTAAGTGATCCCCAATCTGTCTACCATGCACAATCTAAGGGAAAAGAACAGTTTATGGTGAGCTTACTCCAAAACCCATTGTAATCCGTAGAGGACCAATTACCCCATGTTCCCAGCGCCTCAAACTTGAGTTAGATGCGGTGCATTGACCAAATCGTTTTAGAATCTAATGGACATTGACACCGACTCTTCAAAATCGTTCAGCAAGCGACTCTTTTTAAGGAAGGAATACCACTATGGCTTTAGGCTACGTTGCCCTCGTTCTCCATGCCCACCTCCCCTTTGTCCGTCACCCCGAGAGTGATTTTGTCCTTGAAGAAGAGTGGTTATTTGAAGCAATTACCGAAACCTATATCCCCCTGCTCCATGTATTTGAAGGGCTAAAGCGAGACGGGATCGACTTTAAAATTACGATGAGTATGACCCCGCCTTTGGTTGCCATGCTCCGGGATCCCCTCCTCCAAGACCGCTACGACGCCCACATGAAGCTGTTGATGGAGCTGGTTGAAAAGGAAATTGTTCATAACAAATACAACGGTCACATTAAATATTTAGCGGAGTATTACCACAAAGAATTTAGTGCCATTCTCGAAACTTGGGAACGCTATGACCGGGATCTCGTTACAGCCTTTAAGCAATTCCAAGACAGCAATAACCTCGAAATCATCACCTGTGGCGCTACCCATGGCTACCTCCCCTTGATGAAAATGTACCCCCAAGCGGTTTGGGCGCAACTCCAGGTGGCCTGCGAAAGTTATGAGGAGAATTTTGGGCGTCCTCCCAAGGGCATTTGGTTACCCGAATGTGCCTACTATGAAGGTTTAGAGCGGATGCTCGCCGATGCGGGATTACGGTACTTTCTCACCGATGGCCATGGCATTCTCTACGCACGCCCCCGTCCCCGCTACGGCAACTATGCGCCGATTTTTACCGAAACAGGGGTGGCCGCCTTTGGCCGGGATCACGAGTCTTCCCAGCAGGTGTGGTCATCGAAGGTGGGCTATCCGGGCGATGTCTGTTACCGGGAGTTTTACAAAGATCTGGGTTGGGAAGCGGACTACGAATACATCAAGCCCTACATCATGCCCAACGGCCAGCGGAAAAATACGGGGATCAAATACCACAAGATCACCAGTCGCGATGGTGGCTTGTCAGAAAAAGGACTTTATGATCCCTACTGGGCTAGGGAAAAAGCCGCCGAACATGCGGGTAACTTCATGTACAACCGGGAACAGCAGATTGGCCGCTTGAATAAGATGATGGGGCGTCATCCGATTGTGGTGTCTCCCTATGATGCGGAATTGTTTGGCCACTGGTGGTACGAAGGCCCTTGGTTCTTAGATTATTTTTTCCGCAAGTCTTGGTATGACCAAGGTACATACCAGATGACCCACTTGGCGGATTATCTAAAAATGGAACCGACGCAACAAGTAGCGGTGCCGTCCCAGTCGAGTTGGGGATACAAAGGCTTCCATGAATATTGGCTTAACCAGACAAACGCTTGGATTTACCCTTATCTCCACAAGGCTGCGGAACGCATGATTGAGCTTTCGACACGGGAACCGGCAGATGAACTAGAGGAACGGGCCTTGAACCAAGCAGCCCGAGAATTGCTGTTGGCACAGTCATCGGACTGGGCGTTTATTATGCGCACGGGAACGATGGTGCCCTATGCAGAACGGCGCACAAAGAGCCATGTGTTACGCCTCGAAAAAATCTATGAGGATGTAAAAGTCGGCAAGATTGATGCGGGTTGGCTTGAAAAGATTGAAAAGATGGACAACATTTTCCCGAATATTGATTACCGGGTTTATCGGCCTTTGTAGTTAGACACCCCTCTAGCTCCCCTCAAGGGGAGAAGACACCCTCCGGCCTGACGGCCACCTCCCTCAAGGGAGGATTTTTTTGGACAGTTTAAGAAGTGGCACAGGGTAAAAAAATTTTTGGGGTTGGGTCGCCACAATGGTGATCAGAAAGGCGATCGCCTCAGGAGATTTTCGTCATGGTCAGTTACAGTTTTGTAAGTTTTGGGTTTGGGTCTGGATTTCTCGCCCTAGTGGTCTTTTTTATTTTGCAGTGGCTCCAGATTCCGGCGGGAAGTTTAGTGGATTGGCTTGTGGGCATCGCTAGTTTTTGGTGGCTGTTGGCGGTAGTGACGATTCCCTGGAATATTTACTTCGAAGCGGAGGAAACGAAGGCCGAGGCCGTCATTTCTCGCCAGAAAAAGATTCCCGTTGATGCCCAACAATTGGCCTATGTGGCGAAGGTCGCCCGGTTTGGTTTGCTGCTGGCGATCGCCCTCCATGTATTTTCAGCTTTGGGGCTATATGGTCTTGCGGCCTGGGGCATTAGTCCAGTGGGGTATGTGACAGGAGGAGCGATGTTATTGCTCACGGTGTTGCGGCCAGCAGTGCGGGCTTACCAATTCATCGCGAGGCGCTTAATGTCGATTCGCAAACAAATTCAATATCCCCGGGAAGATGTGGTGGAATTGCGTCATCGGGTTGTGACCCTAGAAACAGGGATGAAAAATCTCCAAACGACTACGGAAAGAAATACCCAAACCCACCAGGAAGAATGGCATAGTCTCCGGCGCGATTTAGCAAAAATGCGTGCTGCCCTCGAACAACTAGAAGCCACCAATGAAGCCGCCCACCGACAACTCGCCAGAGAAGCCACAACGGCGATCGCCCAACTCAGTGAAGATAGCCAAGTGCTGAACCATGTGCGGGAAATTATTCACTTCTGGAAACAAGCTTAGGCCCAGGGTTTGAGCCGCTGCGCCTTAATGGTCAAAAAGTCCCGATAGAATAGGAACAAAATATCATCCCCGCAATCACTATGCCTCAGTTTTTGTTGACCTGGTTCGCGACGGCTGGCTCCCTCTTTCTCACGGCGACCATTGTCCCTGGTTTAGAAATTAATGGTAATGGCCTGACCACAGCCTTGATCGGGGCGATCGCCCTTGGGTTTGTCAATGCCATTGTTAAACCAATTTTGATCCTCTTTACCCTGCCTCTAACCATTCTGACCCTCGGTTTGTTTCTCCTCGTCGTCAATGCGATCGCCTTGGGGTTAGTCGGCTACCTAACACCAGGTTTAGAAGTCAATGGCTTTTTCCCAGCGGTGATTGGTTCCTTGGTACTGACCTTTATTTCGAGCTTAATCAATCAACTCCTCGGTCAAGACGACGAACTCACCGAATAATCTTTTTTCGTCACTCATGCCATGAAAAATTCCGCCTCCTAGTAGTGAACCAGGGGGCAATTTGCTTTTATGCTTAGGGAGAAAATTGGCAACCTTTACCCAAAATCTATGGCAACTGCGGAAAATCTCTTGGTCGTAAATGACGTCCATGCAGGATATATCAAAGATCTAAATATTCTCCAGGGCATTAACTTTCGGATCGCTCCCGGAGAATTGGTAGTGGTCATTGGCCCCAATGGCGCAGGAAAATCGACCCTCGCTAAAACTATTTTTGGTCTCTTGACCCCCAACCAAGGCAGCATCACGTTTAAAGGAAAATCCATTACCGACCTCCGTCCCAACCAAATTGTGCAACGGGGTATGTGTTACGTCCCCCAGATTCAAAACGTCTTTGCCAACCTGAGTATCGAAGAAAATTTAGAAATGGGGGCCTTTGTGCGGTCTGGCTCCTTAGAAAATCTCAAGGAACAAATTTATACGATGTTCCCCGTCCTCAAACAACGGCGCAAACAACGGGCAGGCACCCTCTCTGGGGGCGAAAGACAAATGTTAGCGATGGGTCGGGCTTTGATGTTAGACCCGGACCTCTTAGTCCTGGATGAACCTTCGGCGGCCCTTTCACCGATCCTTGTGGCCAGTGTTTTTGAACAAATCAAAGCGGTTAATCAATTGGGCAAGGCGATTATGCTCGTGGAACAGAACGCGAAAAAAGCGTTGGAATTTGCTGATCGGGGCTATGTTTTAGAAAGTGGTTGCGATCGCTTCGAGGGCACAGGTCAAGATTTACTGACGAACCCAAAGGTCGGAGAACTCTACCTCGGTGCCGCCTACAAAGAGACTTAGATTCGCTACAGTAAAAATTAGAGCTTGGGTAATGGCGGTCGTGGTGAAGTTTCTGGACAATCTGAAAACCTCTTGGCAGCAATGGCGGCGATCGCCAGAGACCCCGGACGTGATCGACGTGACCGCAGAACCCATCGAAGCGCCACCCCAAGCATCCTCCCCTAAGCCTTGGCAAAAGATTATTGAGAGATTCCGCCCAGCCCAGCCAGCAGCCACGACTCTCCACGACGACCTCGAAGAACAGGTTAAGGCAAATTTACGGGAGCAAAATAAAACCCGCATTGCCCAGGTATTCCAACGGTTTGCCCAGGGGGTAACGCCAGCGGATATTGAAAAAATTAAAGCTCATCTAGGGGAGATGCGCCGGGGGCCAATCAAAGATATTTGGCAAAAGGTACAAGGCCTCGCCCAACTGATTAAAGATCCGAATGTGGCATGGCGGTCAAAAACAATGGCGATCGCCGCATTACTGTATTTAGTTTCGCCCCTCGATGCGGTGCCGGATGCGATTCCTTTTGCGGGGTTGGCCGATGATGCGGCGGTAATTATTGCAGTGGGTTCGACCCTCGCCTTCGAGTTAGAAAAATACATGACCCGTCAGGCAGAGAAAAAGGCCGAAATTGAAATCAAAAAGCACACCACCAACGTCAGAATCACGCTTCTCGGTAGTATTGCCGCAGCGGCGATCGCCATTATCGTCAAATTAATTCTCAATTATTTAGCTTAATCATTTATTAATCATAAAAACGACGAATTCAGCAAACACTTATTATGCAAGCTTAGAGCTAATTTATAAAGCCCTCCGCCCCCAGTCTAGGATGGATTTTTAGTCAATTAATGGAATCAAAGTCCCCCATTTTACCGGAGCTTTAGTGAGGAGATTTAGGGGGTAAACCAATAAATTTATTTACTTTATAAATAGCCTTCTACAGTGAAGAATGACTATGATCATTGCGTAGACGAACATCAAAAACTGGTGATTCAACCAAATGAACAGTAGTAGAAGCAATACTGACCTGTCCTTGTGTTTTCGTGAACGCATCAAGGATTTGCGTAAACAGTTGATCTTTGATGGAGCGGCGCTGTTTATAGTTCACCACGTATCGCAAAGTAAATTCCATCCAATTATCTGTCAGAAAAAGTGTCACCCTTGGTTCAATTTTGGCGTTTTCGATTAAATATTTCTTAAGCATTTTCTGCCAATATTTTTTTGCAGACAATACTATCTCCTCACTTACCACTTCATTTAATACGCGATCCAAGATTTCTCTAGCTAACTGAGGATTGCTACCATATTTTACTGGGATCTTTATTTCATCCCAGAGAAATGGAAAATCTCCTGAATAGTTAAATACAGGTTCCTTAAAGACAAAGCTATTGGCAATACGTACAATTCTTCCGGTATAAAGATCAGAGTCTACCCATTCACCCAATTCCATAACCGTAGTACGCAAAATCCCAATATCAATTACATCTCCTTTAATGCCACCCAGTTGAACACGGTCACCCGGTTTATAAAAATCCCCAAACGAAATCGCAATCCAGCCTGCAATGCTACTGATAA
Coding sequences within:
- a CDS encoding ABC transporter ATP-binding protein, coding for MATAENLLVVNDVHAGYIKDLNILQGINFRIAPGELVVVIGPNGAGKSTLAKTIFGLLTPNQGSITFKGKSITDLRPNQIVQRGMCYVPQIQNVFANLSIEENLEMGAFVRSGSLENLKEQIYTMFPVLKQRRKQRAGTLSGGERQMLAMGRALMLDPDLLVLDEPSAALSPILVASVFEQIKAVNQLGKAIMLVEQNAKKALEFADRGYVLESGCDRFEGTGQDLLTNPKVGELYLGAAYKET
- a CDS encoding YkvA family protein; translated protein: MAVVVKFLDNLKTSWQQWRRSPETPDVIDVTAEPIEAPPQASSPKPWQKIIERFRPAQPAATTLHDDLEEQVKANLREQNKTRIAQVFQRFAQGVTPADIEKIKAHLGEMRRGPIKDIWQKVQGLAQLIKDPNVAWRSKTMAIAALLYLVSPLDAVPDAIPFAGLADDAAVIIAVGSTLAFELEKYMTRQAEKKAEIEIKKHTTNVRITLLGSIAAAAIAIIVKLILNYLA
- a CDS encoding mechanosensitive ion channel family protein translates to MAQLIELIQSLYRDPMLIKFTFAIVGIITISFLIRFFQYSLTRYLKDSDGRYYARKLVAFLGYLAGFVFITIVFKDRLGGLTVAVGVASAGITFALQEVISSIAGWIAISFGDFYKPGDRVQLGGIKGDVIDIGILRTTVMELGEWVDSDLYTGRIVRIANSFVFKEPVFNYSGDFPFLWDEIKIPVKYGSNPQLAREILDRVLNEVVSEEIVLSAKKYWQKMLKKYLIENAKIEPRVTLFLTDNWMEFTLRYVVNYKQRRSIKDQLFTQILDAFTKTQGQVSIASTTVHLVESPVFDVRLRNDHSHSSL